Proteins encoded by one window of Chondromyces crocatus:
- a CDS encoding AAA family ATPase → MAEKTKEGARAEVGDFQRSIGELREEVGKVIVGNREIIDGVLTCMLAGSHALLEGVPGLGKTMLVRTVAEALELQFSRIQFTPDMMPADIIGTTLIEEGAGGQRNFSFRKGPLFANIVLADEVNRATPKTQSALLEAMQEHRVTIARQSHTLEQPFFVLATQNPLESEGTYPLPEAQLDRFFFKLHVAFPGREELNAILERTTGAETPTVQPVLNRARILEMQRLVREVPASKHVQDYVVRLLQATHPTVDDSSGTVKRFVKFGASPRGAQALLLASKIRALFEGRFAPSIDDVKASALPALRHRVLLNFEGEAEGIKTDEVLQEILKQLPESTK, encoded by the coding sequence ATGGCCGAGAAGACGAAAGAGGGAGCGCGGGCCGAGGTGGGGGACTTCCAGCGGAGCATCGGAGAGCTCCGCGAGGAGGTCGGCAAGGTCATCGTCGGGAACCGGGAGATCATCGACGGGGTGCTCACCTGCATGCTCGCAGGTTCGCACGCGCTGCTCGAAGGTGTGCCCGGGCTCGGGAAGACGATGCTGGTGCGCACGGTCGCCGAGGCGCTGGAGCTTCAGTTTTCCCGTATCCAGTTCACCCCCGACATGATGCCGGCCGACATCATCGGCACGACGCTGATCGAGGAAGGCGCCGGCGGGCAGCGGAACTTCTCGTTCCGCAAGGGGCCGCTGTTCGCGAACATCGTGCTCGCCGACGAGGTGAACCGCGCGACGCCGAAGACGCAGAGCGCGCTGCTGGAGGCGATGCAGGAGCACCGGGTGACGATCGCGCGGCAGAGCCACACGCTGGAGCAGCCGTTCTTCGTGCTCGCGACGCAGAACCCGCTGGAGAGCGAGGGGACGTATCCGCTGCCGGAGGCGCAGCTGGATCGCTTCTTCTTCAAGCTGCACGTGGCCTTCCCGGGGCGAGAGGAGCTGAACGCGATCCTGGAGCGAACGACGGGTGCGGAGACGCCGACGGTGCAGCCGGTGCTCAACCGGGCGCGGATCCTGGAGATGCAGCGCCTGGTGCGCGAGGTGCCCGCGTCGAAGCACGTGCAGGACTACGTGGTGCGGCTGCTGCAGGCGACGCACCCGACGGTGGACGACAGCTCGGGGACGGTGAAGCGCTTCGTGAAGTTCGGTGCCTCGCCACGTGGTGCGCAGGCGCTGCTGCTCGCGTCGAAGATCCGGGCGCTGTTCGAGGGGCGGTTCGCGCCGTCGATCGATGACGTGAAGGCGAGCGCGCTGCCGGCGCTGCGTCACCGCGTGCTGCTCAACTTCGAGGGCGAGGCGGAAGGCATCAAGACGGACGAGGTGCTGCAGGAGATCCTGAAGCAGCTCCCCGAGAGCACCAAGTAA